The proteins below come from a single Gimesia alba genomic window:
- a CDS encoding M56 family metallopeptidase, with protein MFNDLLSLPGLENWFAIDLAVKSTLLVALAAGLRHRVWTLLFLALLILPPVTLFAPGWNWQVIPRSWQAEKSEDAIPDAIPVTTSVPSGIEPEPSALPMTPKITRAVDQTEPTLQSQLVPAVFEQETHHAVASTPAPIPKIIQPATFDWSKHTLALIWLGGFLLMLLPLITGLWGNGRLRKQGQLLDSPDWQRMMTELSHRLGLQRTITLLSGGPQQMPITFGLRHPCVVLPDDAANWDEERRQVVLLHELAHIKRFDVPLQMIARLGCALFWFHPLVWWSARQMRLEREHACDDCVLLAGQEPSVYASHLLEIAHQLSNQTRFTTAALCMARKSQLEGRLLAVLDTRRSRAQVGVVRTLGCLSLALLLVITLGIVHPTLQVESLLTAAEKEPASATPKTGSEEYQLMRITGTVLSPDGEPLSGAHIDLFTDNRGTNWHRRIPGVDDFESHQTTTNETGWFQIVLPHDISRPRKDMQIIASVAGGLLAKETIDPHLPRHHVELKLSAAKKVRVQLIDTVGNPIVGIEPYLSGISLGKNSYINIRHPKPDSLVAAWPRFTKSDDEGYVEAMLPTSTTTLRLLIDDKQVGAHALDVEISDKPISVALKPAQFLDGKVIDETTGQPIAGAEVMILERPYRTTRTKADGSFRVARGETLGGLFPSGQNILHVYPPSESAYLFHAHEWKWPNNRLSDANLTIKMRTGIVISGRVTEKGTGKPVPKVALAFESQEYNNPLFDETSQCRFFGADMKYATDADGRFQMPVWPGPGYLIVTAPTLDYVHQEISLGDKYYGKPGLQREYYDAAVRLNLKPAAQPEPMEIILERGELLKQKIICPDGQPANGKAYARSYIPFKKEIDASLPVILFENGQFELPGFHSKKSLPLLFVDLKHHCGKIVTEFPPDDAPIQLEQCGAATFQFEDNNGKPLADHEPLLMIIVTPGATNTAFIQPDQPLWFEHLFWQNILWPKRISKTNAEGRVTVNDLIPGATYQLQFIKKGRWASGYEFTVRPGETTDVGKVVLELQ; from the coding sequence ATGTTCAACGATCTGCTGTCACTGCCCGGCCTGGAAAACTGGTTTGCCATCGATCTCGCCGTTAAATCCACGCTGTTAGTGGCGTTGGCCGCCGGACTCCGGCATCGTGTCTGGACCCTGTTATTCCTGGCCCTGCTGATCCTGCCGCCGGTGACACTGTTTGCTCCCGGCTGGAACTGGCAGGTCATCCCCCGTTCCTGGCAAGCGGAAAAAAGCGAAGACGCGATTCCCGACGCAATCCCTGTTACTACTTCGGTTCCTTCAGGCATTGAGCCCGAGCCGTCAGCGCTGCCGATGACTCCAAAGATCACACGCGCCGTGGATCAAACCGAACCCACACTTCAGTCTCAACTGGTTCCCGCCGTTTTCGAACAGGAAACGCATCATGCGGTTGCTTCAACCCCCGCTCCCATTCCGAAAATCATTCAACCAGCGACATTCGACTGGTCAAAGCACACGTTGGCACTCATCTGGCTGGGTGGTTTCCTGCTGATGTTGCTCCCGCTTATAACGGGACTCTGGGGAAACGGGCGACTGCGAAAACAGGGGCAGCTTCTGGATAGCCCTGATTGGCAACGAATGATGACGGAATTGAGCCACCGGCTCGGCTTACAGCGTACCATCACGCTTTTATCTGGCGGACCTCAGCAGATGCCAATCACGTTCGGCCTGAGGCACCCATGTGTCGTGCTACCCGATGATGCCGCCAACTGGGACGAAGAGCGACGGCAGGTGGTTCTGCTGCACGAACTCGCGCATATCAAACGTTTCGATGTGCCCCTGCAGATGATTGCCCGCCTCGGCTGTGCGCTGTTCTGGTTTCATCCACTCGTCTGGTGGTCGGCTCGTCAGATGCGTCTCGAACGCGAACACGCGTGCGACGACTGTGTCTTACTCGCCGGCCAGGAACCCTCCGTCTATGCCTCGCACTTGCTGGAGATTGCCCATCAGCTTTCAAATCAAACGCGTTTCACGACGGCGGCGCTGTGCATGGCTCGGAAATCCCAACTCGAAGGCAGACTGCTGGCAGTTCTCGATACTCGCCGCAGTCGCGCCCAGGTCGGAGTCGTCCGCACACTGGGCTGCCTTTCTCTGGCACTTCTGTTGGTGATCACATTGGGAATCGTGCATCCCACACTGCAGGTGGAGTCCTTATTGACGGCAGCAGAAAAGGAACCAGCATCGGCGACTCCAAAAACCGGATCGGAAGAGTATCAACTGATGCGAATCACCGGCACGGTTCTTTCGCCGGACGGAGAACCGCTGTCGGGGGCACACATTGATCTCTTCACTGACAATCGTGGCACCAACTGGCATCGCAGAATTCCGGGAGTTGATGATTTCGAATCCCATCAGACAACAACCAATGAGACTGGCTGGTTTCAGATCGTGCTGCCACACGATATTTCCCGTCCGCGCAAAGATATGCAGATCATCGCCAGCGTCGCAGGCGGTCTGCTGGCGAAAGAAACCATTGATCCCCATCTGCCGCGCCATCATGTCGAACTCAAACTTTCCGCTGCCAAAAAAGTACGCGTACAATTGATTGATACGGTTGGAAATCCGATTGTCGGCATCGAACCCTACCTGAGCGGCATAAGCCTGGGCAAAAATTCTTATATCAATATTCGCCACCCCAAGCCGGACTCGCTGGTCGCCGCGTGGCCTCGCTTTACCAAAAGCGACGACGAAGGCTACGTCGAAGCGATGCTCCCTACTTCGACAACCACGCTCAGACTCTTAATTGACGACAAACAGGTAGGGGCGCACGCATTAGATGTAGAAATTTCTGATAAGCCAATCAGCGTCGCGCTCAAGCCGGCACAATTTCTGGACGGAAAAGTCATTGATGAAACTACGGGCCAGCCGATCGCCGGGGCTGAAGTGATGATCCTCGAACGACCTTATCGAACAACGCGTACCAAGGCCGACGGCAGTTTTCGCGTAGCACGTGGGGAAACACTCGGAGGACTATTTCCATCGGGACAAAATATCCTGCACGTGTATCCTCCCTCGGAATCGGCTTATCTGTTCCATGCACATGAATGGAAATGGCCCAATAATAGACTCAGTGATGCGAACTTAACGATCAAAATGCGGACCGGTATTGTAATATCAGGGAGAGTCACTGAAAAAGGGACGGGAAAACCGGTCCCGAAAGTGGCTCTCGCATTTGAATCACAGGAATACAATAATCCTCTGTTTGATGAGACGTCGCAGTGCCGTTTTTTTGGCGCCGATATGAAGTATGCCACCGATGCAGACGGGCGATTTCAGATGCCGGTCTGGCCTGGTCCCGGATACCTGATCGTCACAGCGCCGACGCTCGATTACGTGCATCAGGAGATCAGCCTGGGAGACAAATACTACGGCAAACCAGGGCTGCAGCGTGAATATTACGACGCGGCAGTCCGGCTCAACCTCAAACCAGCGGCTCAGCCTGAGCCAATGGAGATTATCTTAGAACGTGGTGAATTACTCAAACAGAAAATCATTTGCCCCGATGGCCAGCCGGCGAACGGAAAAGCGTATGCCCGTTCCTACATTCCGTTCAAAAAAGAAATCGATGCCAGCTTGCCTGTAATACTGTTTGAAAACGGGCAATTTGAACTCCCCGGTTTTCATTCGAAGAAATCACTGCCGCTCCTGTTCGTCGATTTAAAACATCACTGTGGAAAAATTGTCACCGAGTTCCCTCCGGACGACGCCCCCATTCAGTTAGAACAATGCGGCGCGGCCACGTTTCAATTTGAAGATAATAACGGAAAGCCACTGGCAGATCATGAACCATTATTGATGATCATCGTAACGCCGGGAGCAACGAATACTGCCTTCATCCAGCCTGACCAACCACTCTGGTTTGAGCATCTGTTCTGGCAGA